The Blattabacterium cuenoti genome includes a region encoding these proteins:
- the rplL gene encoding 50S ribosomal protein L7/L12, giving the protein MIEKLAEQLVNLTVKQVNELATLLKKEYGIEPSTSIQKKETLHQKEKVDEKKEKSIFNIILKSSGNSKLSVVKLVKEITGKGLKESKNLVDNIPSILKESVNKKEAEDFKNKFEEIGAEVELK; this is encoded by the coding sequence ATGATAGAAAAGTTAGCAGAACAATTAGTGAATTTAACTGTAAAACAAGTTAATGAATTAGCCACTCTTTTAAAAAAAGAATATGGAATAGAACCATCGACTTCAATACAAAAGAAAGAAACTTTACATCAAAAAGAAAAAGTTGATGAAAAAAAGGAGAAAAGTATTTTCAACATAATTTTGAAATCGTCTGGAAATTCTAAATTATCTGTAGTTAAATTGGTGAAAGAAATTACTGGAAAAGGATTGAAAGAATCTAAGAATTTAGTGGATAATATTCCAAGTATTCTCAAAGAATCTGTGAATAAAAAAGAAGCAGAAGATTTTAAAAATAAATTTGAGGAAATAGGAGCTGAAGTGGAATTAAAATAA
- the rplJ gene encoding 50S ribosomal protein L10 → MNKENKKKALSELVSILSHNSTTIYLIDMSELNSNQISFLRKSFYKYNIKMRMIKNTLLKRAINEIENKKFDSFFPILNGNTTILFSSCNVANVAAKIIKNFHIKEKTDKPYLKGAYAQEFFYFGGNKDLNLLFHLKSKEDFIIEIFKLLQFPIKNILSSLLNSTKFKICEILETLSSTSIGKKNKNYL, encoded by the coding sequence ATGAACAAAGAAAATAAAAAAAAAGCATTATCGGAATTAGTTTCTATATTATCTCATAATAGTACGACGATATATTTAATTGACATGTCCGAATTAAATTCTAACCAAATATCTTTTCTTAGGAAAAGTTTTTATAAATATAATATTAAAATGAGAATGATAAAAAATACTTTATTGAAAAGAGCCATAAATGAGATTGAAAACAAAAAATTTGATTCTTTTTTTCCTATTTTAAATGGAAATACAACAATATTATTTTCCAGTTGTAATGTTGCAAATGTTGCTGCAAAAATTATAAAAAATTTTCATATCAAAGAAAAAACTGATAAACCTTATTTAAAAGGTGCTTATGCCCAAGAATTTTTTTATTTTGGTGGAAATAAAGATTTAAATTTGTTGTTTCATCTTAAATCTAAGGAGGATTTTATCATTGAAATTTTCAAATTACTTCAATTTCCAATTAAAAATATTCTTTCATCTTTATTGAATTCAACAAAATTCAAAATATGTGAAATTTTAGAAACTTTGTCTTCTACTTCTATAGGTAAAAAAAATAAAAATTATCTATAA
- the rplA gene encoding 50S ribosomal protein L1, with protein sequence MSKKLTKNRKKILEKISSKNKKYSLKEAISIIKEIKFVNFDASVDISVHLGIDVRSPNQMVRGTVLLPYGTGKNICVLALVPEEKELEVQKAGADFVGLKYIEKIKSGWTNVDIIVATPSVMNQLGNIGKILGPKGLMPNPQMGTVSINPEISVKEIKSGKIRFKADRYGIVHASIGRISFLHDYLLINIEEFMKIIIRNKPSASKGSYIKSIYLSSTMSCGIPLDLKSFVNK encoded by the coding sequence ATGTCAAAAAAATTAACTAAAAATAGAAAGAAAATTTTAGAGAAAATTTCTAGTAAAAATAAAAAATATTCTTTAAAAGAAGCAATATCTATCATTAAAGAAATAAAATTTGTAAATTTTGATGCATCTGTCGATATTTCTGTTCATCTAGGTATAGATGTTCGTTCTCCTAATCAAATGGTCAGAGGGACGGTTTTGTTACCCTATGGAACAGGAAAAAATATTTGCGTTTTAGCTTTAGTTCCTGAAGAAAAAGAATTAGAAGTTCAAAAAGCAGGTGCTGATTTTGTTGGATTAAAATATATTGAAAAAATTAAATCTGGATGGACAAATGTTGATATAATTGTTGCTACTCCTTCTGTCATGAACCAATTAGGAAATATTGGAAAAATATTGGGTCCTAAAGGATTAATGCCAAATCCTCAAATGGGGACTGTTTCTATAAATCCAGAAATATCCGTTAAAGAAATTAAATCAGGAAAAATAAGATTTAAAGCTGATCGTTATGGAATTGTTCATGCTTCAATAGGAAGAATTTCTTTTTTACATGATTATTTATTAATAAATATTGAAGAATTTATGAAAATAATTATTCGTAATAAACCTTCTGCATCTAAGGGTTCTTATATTAAAAGTATTTATTTATCCAGTACTATGAGTTGTGGTATTCCATTAGATTTAAAAAGTTTTGTGAACAAATGA
- the rplK gene encoding 50S ribosomal protein L11, translating to MVKKKVIKRIKIQKINGGKASPAPPIGPILGSSGVNIMEFCKQYNTLTQNKIGKVCPVVITVYEDKSFSFFIKKSPVSIQLLNIIKKEKGSKESNRYKIGKISLNEVKTIAQNKMEDLNCFSINSAISMISGTARSMGIEIEIEG from the coding sequence ATGGTTAAAAAAAAAGTAATAAAAAGAATTAAAATACAGAAAATAAATGGAGGGAAAGCTAGTCCAGCTCCTCCTATAGGACCTATTTTAGGTAGTTCTGGAGTCAATATTATGGAATTTTGCAAACAATATAATACTCTGACTCAAAACAAAATAGGAAAAGTATGTCCTGTTGTCATCACTGTGTATGAAGATAAATCATTTTCTTTTTTCATTAAGAAATCTCCAGTTTCTATTCAATTATTGAATATAATAAAAAAAGAAAAAGGATCTAAAGAATCTAATCGTTATAAAATAGGAAAAATAAGTTTAAATGAAGTGAAAACGATTGCTCAGAATAAAATGGAAGATTTGAATTGTTTTTCGATTAATTCAGCTATATCTATGATTTCTGGAACTGCTAGATCTATGGGAATAGAAATAGAAATTGAGGGATAA
- the nusG gene encoding transcription termination/antitermination protein NusG, whose translation MSDFERKWYVIKTMSGQENKVKSYIENEVRDNGFQEYIGKVLVPIEKVIQMRKGKKIHREKVHYPGYVMVEANLDGEAVHAIKNVPGVINFLSEGKGASATPIPMRQEEVNKMLGKIDQLSESYENITMPFIVGETIKVIDGPFTGFNGTIEKINEEKRKLELAVLIFGRKTPLELNFTQIEKI comes from the coding sequence ATGAGTGATTTTGAGAGAAAGTGGTATGTAATTAAAACCATGAGTGGACAAGAAAACAAGGTGAAATCATATATTGAGAATGAAGTTAGAGATAATGGATTTCAAGAATATATAGGGAAAGTATTAGTTCCTATTGAAAAAGTTATACAAATGAGAAAAGGAAAAAAAATTCATAGAGAAAAAGTCCATTACCCTGGATATGTTATGGTTGAAGCAAATTTAGATGGAGAAGCTGTACATGCAATCAAGAATGTTCCAGGTGTTATAAATTTTTTAAGTGAAGGAAAGGGTGCTTCTGCAACTCCTATTCCTATGAGACAAGAAGAAGTAAATAAAATGTTAGGGAAAATAGATCAACTTTCTGAAAGTTATGAAAATATTACTATGCCTTTTATAGTAGGCGAAACGATTAAAGTTATAGATGGCCCTTTTACAGGATTTAATGGAACAATTGAAAAAATAAATGAAGAAAAAAGAAAATTGGAATTGGCTGTTTTAATTTTTGGAAGAAAAACTCCATTAGAATTAAATTTTACACAGATTGAAAAAATCTAA
- the secE gene encoding preprotein translocase subunit SecE: protein MKKNNFFLEIYNEFFHCITWPKLEDLQYTTIVVSFFSIFMSIFLYGIDGIFIFLIKKLFSL, encoded by the coding sequence ATGAAAAAAAATAATTTTTTTTTGGAAATTTATAACGAATTTTTTCATTGTATTACATGGCCTAAATTGGAAGATTTACAATACACAACAATAGTTGTATCTTTTTTTTCCATATTTATGTCCATATTTTTATATGGGATAGATGGCATTTTTATTTTTTTAATTAAAAAATTATTTTCTTTATAA
- the tuf gene encoding elongation factor Tu gives MAKEKFKRDKPHINIGTTGHVDHGKTTLTAAITKVLSEIGLAEEKSFDAIDNAPEEKARGITINTSHVEYETEKRHYAHVDCPGHADYIKNMITGAAQMDGAILVVAATDGPMPQTREHILLSRQVGVPKIVVFMNKVDQVDDPELLELVEMEIRELLSKYEYDGENIPIVQGSALGALNGEKKWIEKIKDLMKVLDDYIPEPIREIDKPFLMPVEDVFTITGRGTVATGRIESGTVNTGDSVDIIGMVENKLSSTVTGVEMFRKILDKGQAGDNVGLLLRGIEKKDIKRGMVIGKPGSVKPHKKFKAEVYILTKEEGGRHTPFHNKYRPQFYLRTTDVTGEIHLPNGVEMVMPGDNVSMEVELHHSIALSENLRFAIREGGRTVGAGQVIHIID, from the coding sequence ATGGCAAAAGAAAAATTTAAACGAGACAAACCGCATATAAATATAGGAACTACAGGTCATGTAGATCATGGTAAAACGACTTTAACAGCTGCAATTACAAAAGTTTTATCAGAAATTGGTTTAGCAGAAGAAAAAAGTTTTGATGCGATTGATAACGCTCCTGAAGAAAAGGCTAGAGGAATTACTATTAATACGTCTCACGTAGAATACGAAACAGAAAAAAGACATTATGCTCATGTTGATTGTCCTGGACATGCAGATTATATAAAAAATATGATCACAGGAGCAGCTCAAATGGATGGGGCGATTTTAGTTGTAGCTGCAACAGATGGACCTATGCCTCAGACTAGAGAACACATATTACTATCTAGACAAGTAGGTGTTCCAAAAATTGTAGTATTTATGAATAAAGTGGATCAAGTAGATGATCCAGAATTATTGGAATTAGTAGAAATGGAAATAAGAGAATTACTTTCGAAATATGAATATGATGGAGAAAATATTCCCATTGTACAAGGATCAGCTTTAGGTGCTTTAAATGGAGAAAAAAAATGGATAGAAAAAATAAAAGATTTGATGAAAGTATTGGATGATTATATACCTGAACCTATTCGTGAAATAGATAAACCATTTTTAATGCCTGTAGAGGATGTTTTTACTATAACAGGAAGAGGAACTGTAGCAACAGGTCGTATTGAAAGTGGAACTGTTAATACGGGAGATTCAGTAGATATTATTGGAATGGTAGAAAATAAATTATCATCTACAGTAACAGGAGTTGAAATGTTTAGAAAAATTTTAGATAAAGGTCAGGCCGGAGATAATGTAGGTTTGTTATTACGTGGTATAGAAAAAAAAGATATTAAAAGAGGAATGGTTATTGGAAAACCAGGATCTGTGAAACCTCATAAAAAATTTAAAGCAGAAGTGTATATTCTTACAAAAGAAGAAGGAGGAAGACATACTCCTTTTCATAATAAGTATCGTCCTCAATTTTATTTGAGAACAACTGATGTAACGGGTGAAATTCATTTACCGAATGGAGTAGAAATGGTGATGCCTGGAGATAATGTATCAATGGAAGTTGAGTTACATCATTCTATAGCATTAAGTGAGAATTTACGTTTCGCTATTCGTGAAGGAGGGAGAACAGTAGGTGCTGGACAGGTTATTCATATAATAGATTGA
- a CDS encoding lipoprotein signal peptidase — translation MKKYFLIIFSFLLIDQILKIYVKTHFELGGGISIFPFFQICFVENPGMAYGIHFGFGYHGKIFLSLLRFFLIFLIFIFLYKNIKKGSSKYLMISISLILSGSMGNFLDSALYGLLFDKGTVYSQEYHKWISYFGISKINSNIFSLNYTRGYAPFMGGCVVDMFYFPIIDIYFPCWIPFFGGYNFKFFKPVFNLSDIVISIGVFLLFIFKHKMKDIKIL, via the coding sequence TTGAAAAAATATTTTTTAATTATTTTTTCTTTTTTATTAATAGATCAAATTTTAAAAATCTATGTTAAAACTCATTTCGAATTAGGAGGTGGTATTTCTATTTTTCCTTTTTTTCAAATTTGTTTTGTAGAAAATCCAGGGATGGCTTATGGTATTCATTTTGGATTCGGATATCATGGAAAAATATTTTTGAGTTTATTACGTTTTTTTTTAATTTTTTTAATTTTTATTTTTCTTTATAAGAATATCAAAAAAGGATCTTCCAAATATTTAATGATTTCTATTAGTTTAATTTTATCTGGATCTATGGGGAATTTTTTAGATAGTGCTTTGTATGGTTTATTATTTGATAAAGGAACAGTTTATAGTCAGGAATATCATAAATGGATTTCTTATTTTGGAATATCTAAAATAAATTCTAATATTTTTTCTCTAAATTATACTAGGGGATATGCCCCTTTTATGGGAGGGTGTGTTGTAGATATGTTTTATTTCCCTATAATAGATATCTATTTTCCTTGTTGGATTCCATTTTTTGGAGGTTATAATTTCAAATTTTTTAAACCTGTTTTTAATTTATCTGATATTGTAATATCTATTGGTGTATTTTTATTATTCATATTTAAACATAAAATGAAAGATATAAAAATCTTATAA
- the ileS gene encoding isoleucine--tRNA ligase encodes MSKKFKEYEKLDLIQTTTEISQYWKKHNIFKNNSNFYNKKSPFSYILYEGPPSLNGNPGIHHILTRTIKDIFCRYHTLKGKKVFIKAGWDAHGLPVELNVEKNIGITKDDIGKKISVEKYNNLCKDFVNQSLKKWKIFTEKIGYFINLNNFFITYNAKYIESIWWLIKKLYDKNLLYKGYTIQPYSPAAGTGLSHHELNMPGTYKKVEQLSPFLKFKAIKNTLPEKFKNILDDIYFISWTTAPWTIPSNTALAFGYDIDYVLVKTYNTYTFLKENIVFSEKLIHKILSSSQFYSVSSNDELNLYNTNDYKIPYLIVEKFKGKELLFGKYEQLLPWFKPYHNEKNAFQIILGDFINVSEGTGIVHISPTFGVDDFIVAKKYNIPPMLVLNEKNVPVPLVDFKGKFIKDFPHEFSEKYVKNEFDKNQKNSFSVDEKIISFLERKQKIFKTEKYVHFYPHCWRTDKPVLYYLLNSWFIKTTEVKDKMISLNKKIRWYPNFIGKKRFDSWLKNTKDWNLSRSRYWGTPLPIWRTEKEDEEIVIGSIKELFLEINKSVDHGLMSHNIFQDFVLDDMSDDNYDKIDLHKHVLDQIILVSSKGEPMRRESDLIDVWFDSGAMPYAQFHYPFENKECIDKSLLFPADLISEGVDQTRGWFFTLHTISSLLFNSVAYQNVISTGLVLDQNGRKMSKSKGNTINPFDLINDYGPDAIRWYIIFNSEPWDNLKFNIKEVQTIVNKFFGTLYNVYSFFVLYANIDNFSYKEKECFDHYTELDFWILSELNTLIQKADSYYTNYNPTEVARLISSFVLDQLSNWYIRLCRRRFWKKKYTKNKISAYQILYKCLIVIAKLISPIVPFFSEKLYIDLNSITKKENFKSIHLTDFPMYDSNFMNKKLENKMLYIQKIVAMVFSIRKKNKIKIRQPLRKLLVIIPDKDEKMYFQLKESSEIISQEANVKEIEFTFSYKNLELIKHIKPNYQFMGPKFGNKVQIISEYIKKFTQKEIRKIEEEKEYIFFIGKNKILLTLEDVKISTEYIKGWSILFDPKLTIALDLRITPFLWEEGFVREFIRHIQKFRKDREYHVTDKIFIYVSVKGNFYFRNKIQIILQNKKSFICKETLSRDLSLQENIEKYDEKKEKIYFKEKFILYMHIQKE; translated from the coding sequence ATGTCAAAAAAATTTAAAGAATACGAAAAATTGGATTTGATTCAGACAACTACAGAAATATCTCAATATTGGAAAAAACATAATATTTTTAAAAATAATTCTAATTTTTATAACAAAAAGAGTCCCTTTTCGTATATTTTATATGAAGGGCCTCCATCTTTAAATGGTAATCCAGGTATTCATCATATTTTAACTAGGACTATAAAGGATATTTTTTGTAGGTATCACACACTTAAAGGTAAAAAAGTATTTATAAAAGCTGGTTGGGATGCTCATGGCCTTCCTGTGGAACTAAATGTAGAAAAAAATATAGGAATTACTAAAGACGATATAGGAAAAAAAATTAGTGTAGAAAAATATAATAATCTTTGCAAAGATTTTGTTAATCAGTCGTTGAAGAAATGGAAAATTTTTACAGAAAAAATAGGATATTTTATAAATTTAAATAATTTTTTTATTACTTATAACGCAAAATATATAGAAAGTATATGGTGGTTAATCAAAAAATTATATGATAAGAATCTTCTTTATAAAGGTTATACAATACAACCTTATTCTCCTGCTGCAGGAACAGGATTAAGTCATCATGAATTAAATATGCCGGGAACTTATAAAAAAGTTGAACAGTTATCTCCATTTTTGAAATTTAAGGCAATCAAAAATACTTTACCTGAAAAATTTAAAAATATTTTAGATGACATATATTTTATATCATGGACTACAGCCCCTTGGACTATTCCTTCAAATACGGCATTAGCTTTTGGGTATGATATAGATTATGTATTAGTTAAAACTTATAATACATATACTTTTTTAAAAGAAAATATTGTTTTTTCTGAAAAATTAATTCATAAAATATTATCATCAAGTCAGTTTTATTCTGTTTCAAGTAATGATGAATTAAATTTATATAATACAAATGATTATAAAATTCCTTATTTAATAGTAGAAAAATTTAAAGGGAAAGAATTACTATTTGGTAAATATGAACAATTATTACCTTGGTTTAAACCTTATCATAACGAAAAAAATGCATTTCAAATTATATTAGGAGATTTTATTAATGTTAGTGAAGGGACGGGAATTGTCCATATTTCTCCCACATTTGGGGTTGATGATTTTATAGTAGCTAAAAAATATAATATTCCTCCAATGTTAGTTTTAAATGAAAAAAATGTTCCTGTCCCTCTAGTTGATTTTAAAGGAAAATTTATAAAAGATTTTCCTCATGAATTTTCTGAAAAATATGTTAAAAATGAATTTGATAAAAATCAAAAAAATTCTTTTTCAGTAGATGAAAAAATTATTTCTTTTTTGGAAAGAAAACAAAAAATATTTAAAACTGAGAAATATGTTCATTTTTATCCACATTGTTGGAGGACAGATAAGCCAGTACTTTATTATCTATTAAATTCATGGTTCATAAAAACTACAGAAGTCAAAGATAAAATGATTAGTTTGAATAAGAAAATCCGATGGTATCCTAATTTTATAGGAAAAAAACGTTTTGATTCTTGGTTAAAGAATACAAAAGATTGGAATCTTTCTCGTTCTAGATATTGGGGGACTCCTCTTCCTATTTGGAGAACAGAAAAAGAAGATGAGGAAATCGTGATAGGATCGATAAAAGAATTGTTTTTAGAAATTAATAAATCTGTTGATCATGGACTTATGTCACATAATATATTTCAAGATTTTGTATTAGATGATATGAGTGATGATAATTATGATAAAATAGATTTACATAAACATGTTCTGGATCAAATTATATTGGTTTCTTCTAAAGGGGAACCTATGAGAAGAGAATCTGATTTAATTGATGTATGGTTTGATTCTGGAGCAATGCCATATGCTCAATTTCATTATCCATTTGAAAATAAAGAATGTATAGATAAAAGTTTATTATTTCCTGCTGATTTAATTTCTGAGGGAGTAGATCAAACACGAGGATGGTTTTTTACTTTACATACTATTAGTAGTTTATTATTTAATTCTGTAGCATATCAGAATGTGATCTCTACAGGATTAGTTTTGGATCAAAATGGTCGTAAAATGTCAAAAAGTAAAGGAAATACCATAAATCCTTTTGATTTAATCAATGATTATGGTCCTGATGCTATACGTTGGTATATTATATTCAATTCTGAACCATGGGATAATTTAAAATTTAATATAAAAGAAGTACAAACCATTGTAAATAAATTTTTTGGAACATTATACAATGTTTATTCTTTTTTTGTTTTATATGCTAATATTGATAATTTTTCTTACAAAGAAAAAGAATGTTTTGATCATTATACAGAATTAGATTTTTGGATTCTTTCTGAGTTGAACACTCTTATTCAAAAGGCAGATAGTTATTATACTAACTATAATCCAACTGAAGTTGCACGTTTAATTTCATCTTTTGTTTTAGATCAGTTGAGCAATTGGTATATTAGATTATGTAGGAGAAGATTTTGGAAAAAAAAATATACAAAAAATAAAATATCTGCGTATCAAATTCTTTATAAATGTTTAATTGTTATAGCTAAATTAATTTCTCCTATTGTTCCATTTTTTTCTGAAAAATTATACATAGATTTAAATTCTATCACTAAAAAAGAAAATTTTAAAAGTATTCATTTAACAGATTTTCCTATGTATGACTCTAATTTCATGAATAAAAAGTTGGAAAATAAAATGCTTTATATTCAGAAAATTGTTGCTATGGTTTTTTCTATAAGGAAAAAAAATAAAATAAAAATTCGTCAACCTTTACGAAAATTGCTTGTTATCATTCCTGATAAGGATGAAAAAATGTATTTTCAATTGAAAGAATCATCTGAAATTATATCTCAAGAGGCTAATGTTAAAGAAATAGAATTTACTTTTTCTTACAAAAATCTAGAGTTAATTAAACATATTAAACCTAATTATCAATTTATGGGACCTAAATTTGGAAATAAAGTTCAAATAATTTCGGAATACATAAAAAAATTTACCCAAAAAGAAATTAGAAAAATAGAAGAAGAAAAAGAATACATTTTTTTTATAGGTAAAAACAAAATTCTTCTTACTCTAGAAGATGTAAAAATTAGTACTGAATATATTAAAGGTTGGTCTATTTTATTTGATCCAAAATTGACAATAGCATTAGATTTAAGAATTACACCTTTTCTTTGGGAAGAAGGTTTCGTCAGAGAATTCATTAGACACATACAAAAATTTAGAAAGGACCGAGAATATCATGTCACCGATAAAATATTTATATATGTAAGTGTAAAAGGAAATTTTTATTTCCGAAATAAAATACAAATTATTTTACAAAATAAAAAATCTTTTATTTGTAAAGAAACTCTTTCTAGAGATCTTTCATTACAAGAAAATATAGAAAAATATGATGAAAAAAAAGAAAAAATATATTTTAAGGAAAAATTCATATTATATATGCATATTCAAAAAGAATAA
- the mutS gene encoding DNA mismatch repair protein MutS, with protein sequence MNKNETKEETPLIKQYNDIKTKYPDTILLFQVGDFYEIFGEDAIKCSRTLNIVLTKRSHIPLAGFPYHSLSTYLPKLIRSGFRVAICDQLEESKKGKNIVKRGVIELVTPGITINENIIYPKSNNFLASIYVENNLNFGLSFLDISTGEFFVTEETKNNVVQYLKHFHPSEILFQKKKKNFFDQFLKGKYYTFLMEDWMFDYSFAYEKLTSHFKINSLKGFGINDLKLGIISCGAILSYLYNTLHFNIKHISNIRKIKKEEYMWIDDFTFRNLEIFHPLNQEGISLINILDNTITPMGGRLLKNWILFPLKNLFHIKKRHQIVQELYTNNMIRNFIKEKLKNIYDVERITSKIAIGRISPREMYALYKSLISVTEIQKKCLRQKSKIFINIGNSFQDCTFICKKIADTIQENPPTQIEKGKENVINKGFSKELDEIRTLYFNQKEYLKKLCSIEQLKTGINNLKIGYNNIFGYFFEVKISKKKKVPSHWIQKQVLTNSIRYITEELKNYEMKILNAEQKIFFLEKEIFNNLINQISEKIEPLQKNAKIIAKLDVLSSFSSLALENNYVKPKINDSLKISIRKGRHPVIEKKFIDKASYIPNDIILNKSNQQILIITGPNMSGKSAILRQTAIIILMAHIGSFVPAKYAEIGLVDKIFSRVGASDNISLGESTFMVEMNETANILNNLSKRSFLILDEIGRGTSTYDGISIAKSIVEFLHEKELRPLTLFATHYHELNEMSQFFKRIKNYHVSVKKINENIIFMRKLIAGGSEHSFGIYVAKISGMPIEIIEKAKNTLKTFQFNNKKNQTNLNKKKIFSLLKRIILSLKKTKNIDSLSLQNVVEKIHKIKNLLDC encoded by the coding sequence ATGAATAAAAACGAAACTAAAGAAGAAACTCCATTAATCAAGCAATATAATGATATAAAAACTAAATATCCAGATACAATTTTATTGTTTCAAGTTGGAGATTTTTATGAAATTTTTGGAGAAGATGCCATTAAATGTTCACGAACATTAAATATCGTTTTAACCAAACGATCCCATATCCCATTAGCGGGATTTCCTTATCACTCTTTAAGTACTTATCTCCCAAAATTAATACGTTCAGGATTTCGTGTTGCTATTTGTGATCAGTTAGAAGAATCAAAAAAAGGAAAAAATATTGTCAAAAGAGGAGTAATAGAACTTGTAACTCCAGGAATAACTATAAATGAAAATATTATATATCCAAAATCAAATAATTTTTTAGCTTCTATTTATGTAGAAAATAATCTCAATTTTGGTTTGAGTTTTTTAGATATTTCTACTGGAGAATTTTTTGTTACAGAAGAAACAAAAAATAATGTTGTACAATATTTAAAACATTTTCATCCTAGTGAAATTCTTTTTCAAAAAAAGAAAAAGAACTTTTTTGATCAATTTTTAAAAGGAAAATATTACACTTTTTTAATGGAAGATTGGATGTTTGATTACTCGTTTGCATATGAAAAATTAACATCTCATTTTAAAATTAATTCTTTGAAAGGATTTGGCATTAATGATTTAAAACTAGGAATTATTTCTTGTGGAGCTATTCTATCTTATTTATATAATACATTACATTTTAATATCAAACATATTTCAAACATACGAAAAATAAAAAAGGAAGAATATATGTGGATCGATGATTTTACTTTTCGTAATTTAGAAATATTTCATCCTCTGAATCAAGAAGGAATTTCTCTAATCAACATACTGGACAACACGATTACCCCTATGGGAGGACGTTTATTGAAAAATTGGATTCTTTTTCCTTTAAAAAATTTATTTCATATAAAAAAACGTCATCAAATAGTACAAGAATTATACACTAATAATATGATACGTAATTTTATAAAAGAAAAACTAAAAAATATTTATGATGTAGAAAGAATAACTTCTAAAATAGCTATTGGAAGAATTTCTCCACGTGAAATGTATGCGTTGTATAAATCTTTAATTTCCGTAACAGAGATACAAAAGAAATGTCTACGTCAAAAATCAAAAATATTTATAAATATTGGAAATTCTTTTCAAGATTGTACTTTTATATGTAAAAAAATAGCTGATACAATACAAGAAAACCCTCCAACTCAAATCGAAAAAGGAAAAGAAAATGTTATCAATAAAGGATTTTCCAAGGAATTAGATGAAATTCGTACTCTGTATTTTAATCAAAAAGAATATTTAAAAAAACTTTGTTCAATAGAACAATTGAAAACGGGGATTAATAATTTAAAAATTGGATATAATAATATTTTTGGATATTTTTTTGAAGTTAAAATTTCAAAGAAAAAAAAAGTTCCATCCCATTGGATACAAAAACAAGTTCTGACAAATTCTATTCGATATATTACTGAAGAATTAAAAAATTATGAAATGAAAATTTTAAACGCAGAACAAAAAATATTTTTTTTGGAGAAAGAGATATTTAACAATCTTATCAATCAAATATCAGAAAAAATAGAACCTTTACAAAAAAATGCAAAAATAATTGCAAAATTAGATGTACTATCTTCTTTTTCGAGTTTAGCATTAGAAAATAATTATGTTAAACCAAAAATTAATGATTCTTTAAAAATATCTATAAGAAAAGGACGCCATCCAGTTATTGAAAAAAAATTTATAGATAAAGCCTCTTACATTCCTAATGACATTATTTTAAATAAATCAAATCAACAAATATTAATTATAACTGGGCCAAACATGTCAGGAAAATCTGCGATCTTACGTCAAACTGCTATTATTATACTAATGGCTCATATTGGAAGTTTTGTTCCGGCCAAATATGCGGAAATAGGATTAGTAGATAAAATATTCAGTAGAGTAGGAGCATCTGATAACATTTCTTTAGGAGAATCTACTTTTATGGTAGAAATGAATGAAACAGCAAATATACTCAACAATTTATCAAAAAGGAGTTTTCTTATTTTAGATGAAATTGGAAGAGGAACAAGTACTTATGATGGAATATCAATAGCAAAATCCATCGTTGAATTTTTGCATGAAAAAGAATTACGTCCTTTAACTTTATTTGCAACACATTATCATGAATTAAATGAAATGAGTCAATTCTTCAAAAGAATAAAAAATTATCATGTATCTGTAAAAAAAATAAATGAGAATATTATTTTTATGCGAAAATTAATAGCTGGAGGAAGTGAACATAGTTTTGGTATTTATGTAGCCAAAATATCGGGAATGCCTATAGAAATTATTGAAAAAGCAAAGAATACATTGAAAACATTTCAATTTAATAATAAAAAAAACCAAACGAATCTTAATAAAAAAAAAATTTTTTCTTTATTAAAAAGAATAATTTTATCTTTAAAAAAAACAAAAAATATTGATTCCTTATCATTACAAAATGTAGTTGAAAAAATTCACAAGATTAAAAATTTATTAGATTGTTAA